In Chlamydia serpentis, the following are encoded in one genomic region:
- the rsfS gene encoding ribosome silencing factor, with translation MDLFYFNLLKVVAKSIEQKKGNNLVVLDVRAISEFTDYFVFAEGSVNVHVKALANTIIEELKKWQVSPLHVEGLADGNWVVIDYGFIVTHIFVGAIRGKYRLEELWKDGLIVTSKLLAS, from the coding sequence ATGGATTTATTTTATTTTAATTTATTGAAAGTAGTTGCCAAGTCCATTGAACAGAAAAAGGGAAATAACTTGGTAGTTCTGGATGTTAGAGCTATTTCGGAATTTACCGATTATTTTGTTTTTGCAGAAGGCAGTGTTAATGTTCATGTTAAGGCTTTAGCGAATACTATTATAGAAGAGTTAAAAAAGTGGCAAGTCAGTCCTCTTCATGTGGAAGGTCTCGCTGATGGCAATTGGGTTGTGATAGATTATGGGTTTATTGTAACCCATATATTTGTTGGTGCAATTCGTGGAAAATATCGTTTGGAAGAGCTATGGAAAGATGGTTTAATTGTCACATCCAAGCTTTTGGCTTCTTAG
- the fabF gene encoding beta-ketoacyl-ACP synthase II, translating to MSKKRVVVTGVGVVSCLGNEVDTFYDNLLAGVSGVRTITAFPCEDYATRFAGWIPEFNPEPYLDKKQARRVDPFITYAMVAAKKAIAMSRWDKDHLPADPVRCGAIIGSGMGGLSTLDQGMERLLVTHKKLSPFFIPYIITNMAPALIAMDFGLMGPNYSISTACATANYCIDAAYQHLVSGRADMIICGGTEAAVNRIGLEGFIANRALSERNDAPAQASRPWDRDRDGFVLGEGAGILILETLENALRRHAPIFAEVLGSYLTCDAFHITAPRDDGEGITACVLGALDSAGIPKERVNYVNAHGTSTPLGDISEVLALKKAFGSHIKNLRMNSTKSLIGHCLGAAGGIEAVVTIQAILTGKLHPTINLDNPITEIEDFDVVANKAQDWDIDVAMSNSFGFGGHNSTILFSRYVP from the coding sequence ATGAGTAAAAAACGCGTCGTTGTTACAGGAGTAGGTGTTGTATCTTGCCTCGGTAATGAAGTAGATACATTTTATGATAACCTACTTGCTGGAGTTAGTGGTGTCCGTACGATCACAGCTTTTCCTTGTGAAGACTATGCTACTCGTTTTGCTGGATGGATTCCAGAATTTAATCCTGAGCCGTATTTAGATAAAAAACAAGCACGTCGTGTAGATCCTTTCATTACATACGCCATGGTTGCCGCTAAAAAAGCAATTGCTATGTCACGTTGGGATAAAGATCATTTGCCTGCAGATCCTGTCCGTTGTGGCGCTATTATAGGTTCTGGAATGGGGGGGCTTTCCACATTAGACCAAGGAATGGAAAGATTATTGGTTACTCATAAAAAACTCTCACCTTTCTTTATTCCCTATATCATTACGAATATGGCTCCAGCACTTATTGCTATGGACTTTGGTTTAATGGGTCCTAATTATTCCATATCTACTGCCTGTGCTACAGCAAATTATTGCATTGACGCTGCTTATCAACATTTAGTATCTGGACGTGCTGATATGATCATTTGTGGTGGCACTGAGGCTGCAGTTAATCGTATTGGTTTAGAGGGTTTTATTGCTAATCGTGCTTTGTCAGAAAGAAACGATGCCCCAGCACAGGCTTCACGTCCTTGGGACAGAGATCGTGATGGATTTGTTTTAGGAGAAGGAGCCGGAATTCTTATTCTAGAGACTTTAGAGAACGCTCTACGTCGTCATGCTCCTATCTTTGCGGAAGTTTTAGGAAGTTATCTCACATGTGATGCTTTCCACATTACCGCCCCTAGAGATGATGGTGAAGGAATTACTGCGTGTGTGCTTGGTGCTTTGGATTCAGCAGGTATTCCTAAAGAACGGGTAAATTACGTGAATGCTCATGGCACATCGACTCCTTTAGGAGATATTTCTGAAGTCCTAGCTTTGAAAAAAGCTTTTGGTTCGCATATAAAAAATCTGCGTATGAACTCCACTAAATCTTTAATAGGACATTGTCTCGGAGCTGCTGGAGGTATTGAAGCAGTTGTTACCATTCAAGCGATACTCACTGGGAAGCTTCACCCTACGATTAATTTGGATAATCCCATTACAGAAATTGAAGACTTTGATGTAGTTGCAAATAAAGCTCAAGATTGGGATATTGATGT